One window of Deltaproteobacteria bacterium genomic DNA carries:
- the truB gene encoding tRNA pseudouridine(55) synthase TruB: MNGFLIIDKPSGWTSHDVVAKIRHLLSLKKVGHAGTLDPFATGVLPLCLGTATKRVSEITEGEKEYRGVLRLGLETETGDITGKVMKNFSPPEILFQTDIESVLDQFRGEIEQETPRYSAVKYKGRPLHEWARKGIETPVIKRVVKVSELKLESLEGNDLTFFVKCSKGTYIRSLLPDIAKALGTCGTVVALRRLRVGPFTLKDAVTLEQLNTHRVKRPSGETPLYNRFFFCYGSPR; this comes from the coding sequence ATGAATGGGTTCTTAATCATTGATAAACCGTCGGGTTGGACTTCGCATGACGTGGTCGCGAAGATCCGTCATCTTCTTTCCCTCAAAAAAGTGGGGCATGCCGGGACGCTCGATCCGTTTGCCACGGGGGTGTTGCCCCTTTGTCTGGGGACGGCGACAAAAAGGGTTTCGGAGATTACGGAAGGGGAGAAGGAGTACCGGGGCGTTTTGAGATTGGGTTTGGAGACGGAGACGGGGGATATTACCGGAAAGGTTATGAAGAATTTTTCCCCTCCGGAAATACTGTTTCAAACCGACATTGAATCTGTGTTGGATCAATTTCGGGGAGAGATTGAACAGGAAACCCCGCGGTATAGTGCCGTCAAATACAAGGGGCGTCCTTTACACGAGTGGGCCCGGAAGGGGATAGAGACCCCCGTGATAAAGAGGGTGGTTAAGGTTTCTGAATTGAAACTGGAGTCTCTTGAAGGGAACGACCTGACTTTTTTCGTAAAATGCTCGAAGGGGACCTACATTCGCTCCCTGTTGCCGGATATCGCCAAGGCCTTAGGGACCTGTGGGACGGTTGTTGCCCTCCGCCGCCTCCGGGTGGGACCGTTTACCCTAAAGGATGCGGTTACTCTGGAACAATTGAACACCCACCGGGTGAAACGCCCATCGGGTGAAACACCCCTTTACAACCGATTTTTCTTTTGCTACGGTTCCCCCCGATGA